Part of the Lujinxingia vulgaris genome, TCGCAGATCTCGATGGCGCCGGGGTAGGTGTTGGCGTCGTTGTCGTCGCAGTCGGCGCCGCCGCAGGCGTAGCTGAGAATGCCGTCGTTGTCGGCGTCACACTCGGGGCCGGGGGTGTCGGGCTCATCGTCGACGTCGGGCTCATCGTCGACATCGGGCTCGATGTCGGTGTCGGTGTCGTCGCCGGCGTCGGGCTCATCGCCGCCGTCTCGCGGAACGCAGAGGTTGGCCTGCTGGTCCAGAAGTTCGTCGGCGGAGCAGGTCGGGGTGGTGCCGGCGGTGCCGTCATCGCCGCAGCCGACAAGAAGCGCCGAGGTCAGAAGGAGGAGGGCGAGGAGGGGGGCCAGGGAGGAGCGCATCATCGGGGGCCTCTGAGGGGTGTTCGTCGCAACCGAAGGTTTTGGCCGGGGGCCAACGGCGCGGAAGCTAGCAGGAGATGTAGGGAAAAGAAAGGAATACACCTTAAGTTAGTGTCGATGCGAGGTCTTTTGCGCGGATGGTTGGCCATGGTGTGCTCCATCACCGACGAGGATTGTAGAAAAGGCCGCGCGTTGTGCGGGGCCCCCGGGCTGGCAATGGAAAGGGCAGGCACAGGCCCCGGGCATCTTTGGTTGGGGGGGCGGGGATGTGCAGCCGGAGCGCGAGGGGGGAGGCGTAAGGTGGCGAAGATGTCACAGAAGGGGGGAGTCCGGACGACTTCGAGGGGCGGGGGATTGTGTTTAGTTTCGCCCTCAGGTTTTCGGAGTTTGCTCCCTTCCCACACCACGCGAGGACGCGATGGCCAACCTACGTCAGATGATCGAGTCTCACCCCTTAACACCACCGCTGGAGGCCGACCTGCTGGCCACCACGCTCAATGAGGTGCGGATGTGCGCGCAGTTCTGCGTGCTCTGCGCCGACGCCTGCCTGGCCGAGGAGAAGGTGGAGGAGATGCGCGAGTGTATACGCCGCTGCCTGGCGTGCGCGGAGAGCTGTGAGGCGACCGCCCACCAGCTGGTGCGCTACGATGAGCGCGATCGCACGATTCTCTACTCCCAGCTTCAGGCCAGCGCGGTGGCCACGCGGGTCTGCGCCGAGGAGTGTGAGCGCCACGCCGAGGCGATGGAGCATTGCCGCATCTGCGCGCAGGCCTGTCGCAACACGTTGAAGGCGTTTCATGAGGCGATCGACGCGCTGGCGTGATGTGCGGGGGCGTCTAACATGTTGAAAGAGGGGCGCCGTGTTGAGGTGCCCGACCTGTTGCATCAAAGAGAGCGTTGTCGGGGGGCGGCATCGACCGGGCTGAAGAAGCTGAAGACGTCGAAATGCGCGCGCCCCCGCGCGTCGTTGAGAAGAGGGCGCGCGGAGCGCGCGCCACACCTTTATGACTGGAGCTCGGGATGACGTCTATGTTTCAGGGGAATGCCAGGGGCGAACGACGTTTTCGTCGCGCGTCCAGCAGAGTGATTGGGATGGTTTTGGCGCTGATGTTGCTCGCGAGTTGCGCCTCGTCGAGGGTTTCGGCGGAGGGGCCAGGCGCCGAGCGCGCGCGGTCGGCAGATGCGCGGAGGGCCGCCGAGGGGGGAGCGGGCGATGAGGCGACGCGTGCGGTGGCGAGGGCGCAAAAGCAAGAAGGGGAGGGGGAGCTGGCGAGGGCGGGCGTAGAGCCAGGGTCGGAGCCTTCGGGGGAGGAGCGGGCGTATGAGGTCGTCATCCCCATCGAGGCTCGCCGACTTTTTGAAGCCCCCTGGGTGAACGAGGAGGAGACGCTGCGCGCGGCCAAGGCGCAGCACGGCGACTTTACGCGTCTTGCCTTTGATGTGATCTTCGGCCCGATCGGGCCCTATGATGAGGCGCTGCTCTATATCTTTGAGCCGGAGCGTTTCGAGGGCTTTCGCACCTTCATTCTCGGCCACGGCCCCCGCGGCTGGGAGGGTTATTACGTCGCCCGTCTGGGGCCCTGGGAGTCCTCCCAGATGCTCGCTGTGATCTTCGAAGAAGTCGGCGAGGAGCGCTTGCCGGCGCCGATCTTCACGGCGACTTACCTGCATGACAGGCCGGCGGAGCAGGCCGAAGAGCGCCGATCGCCGGAGTTTCCCTACACGAGCGTGGTGGTGTGGGATGGGGAGTCGTTTGCGATCGATGAGGCGCTGGAGGAGCGGTTGAAGGGGAGGTACGAGGTGGGGGCGATACGGGAGGGGTTGGAGGAGGTGCGGGGGGAGTGAGGGGCTTGGGAGGGATGCGGTGTGGGGAGTGGCGTGTGTGGGGTGGGAGGTTCGCTTTTGTGGTTAGGTGGTTGGGTGGTTGGGTGGTTGTGGGGCTTGGGAGGGATGCGGTG contains:
- a CDS encoding four-helix bundle copper-binding protein, with the protein product MANLRQMIESHPLTPPLEADLLATTLNEVRMCAQFCVLCADACLAEEKVEEMRECIRRCLACAESCEATAHQLVRYDERDRTILYSQLQASAVATRVCAEECERHAEAMEHCRICAQACRNTLKAFHEAIDALA